tcatgttttcaaaaaaatgttctctTATCAAATATTTTTCACAGATTCAGAAAATGTTTATGTATTAAAAAAAGatcataaatttcagaaaatgtccgtcttctcaaaaaaaattgaaattttggaaaatgtttcggttttaaaaaattgttcataacCTAAAAAAATATTCGGTATTTAAAAAATAATCAAAACATTTCAGTGAAATGCGGAATTTTGTAAACGTTGTTTCAAAACGAAGAACGCTGCTTCTGCATGTGTACATAAAATACCTGCGCTCCGTTCAGATCACATGGTGCTGGCCGACTGAGTGGCTAACAGCTCCAATTAAGTACAGTTTGGTCGCGACTTCGAATCCACTCAGGgtgcatcctttttttcgttactttTGCGCCTCCTTATATCTTATATCGGTTCATGttagtgggccggcccagtagcgGGTCCTCTACGATGTATGGCGTATACACATACGGAAGTGGGTATGAACTGTGAAATGTCCTTATTGCCCTTTATACGTTTTGTAAAAGGGGTTGTACCGAAGCGGGACTCATATACATATTGGATCATGAGCTGAATTTAGTTTCCCTCGGAGCTTTAGGATACTTTTCATTACCTGACTTTACCACAAGCTGAATTTACTTACTGCCTAAAAATTGACCATGCATTCACATCAATTTGCAGACATGCAAGAATCCAGCTTTATTCGAGTTTAAGTATAGATACAACACGAGACGATATTATTACTGTGTTTAAGATTGTGCGTGTCAGTAGAGTAACTCGTGCTGATAAGTAGGAGGAGGCATGCATGCAGATAGTGTATGCATCTAGGCCGCTGTTTCCCAGTTACGTCGATcgatccttgcatttgttttgggaGATGGGGTCTGCGCACGGGTGTAATCAGGGTTGGCCACCTGCCGGTGGCACATCACCACATCCATAAATTGTGCGGCACCCACGGCCGCCGCCGGTGTAGGGTTTACCACCACCACCCGGCGACGGGAAAGCGGGGCGGTTAGGGTCGAGAGCACCAGGACCTGGACGGGAAATCATGAACCTTATTCAGCAGAGGCATTACAGAAATTAAGAGGAAATGAAGGAACGCATTTCGAAGGGAGTAAATTAAGCATTGTCGACTGACCTACTACAACGGCCCCAAGGCAGACGGAGCTGTTGATGATGACCgccgcgatgacgacgaagagagcGATCTGCAGGAGCACCGTGGGACGACGGGCGGCAGACGCCATGCTGATGATTCGAGGCTGCTGGCCaatgattctttttttgtttttgcggGAAAAGAACTTTCATTAATCAGCCATGATGATTACATTCAGAATCAACAATGCTAGCTATCTTCATAGAGGAGTTTCGGAGCCAACATGCTGCTGGCCAATGATTCGAGTGAGGCTTTGAGAGCTCGGCAGCTAGCTGTGTACGTGCTGCTGTGCTGCTTGCTGGTCGAAGAAGGCCCGCGCATACGTATTTATAGGCCGTCTGTCTGgccgagaaagagagagagagagcagtatACTATTTTGGTACCACCAAATTTCCACGGTTAGTCAAGGCTGGTGATTCTGGTGGCTGTGCACGACCACCGGCGAGAGAGACATGCATGCAGTCGATCCACGACGACCCAACGCATGCATGCAGAGACGACCGACGATTTTTTTTTTTTAGAATTCTTTGCATTCCAATCACGAAACAATACAAAATAGTTACAAGCACATTGAAACTCAAACACAAAAGACCATGAACACTTAGAGTACCCTAAGACAACCATAACAAAAGAAGATCTCCGGAGCTCTGTGTCATCATCCCTGAATCTTGAGAGAAGATCCCTACAGCAGAAAGATCTGCAACCAGGCGCAAGCAGGTCAACATCTTCGACCACGGAACAATTGCCACGacgctgcttcctcctttcttgacaccaacgctgagagggcatggacatcaatccaacacacctgcaatagccgtcgccatctttggctttgagtaccgtGAAAAATGCAC
Above is a window of Triticum dicoccoides isolate Atlit2015 ecotype Zavitan chromosome 5B, WEW_v2.0, whole genome shotgun sequence DNA encoding:
- the LOC119305437 gene encoding protein WIR1A-like, whose amino-acid sequence is MASAARRPTVLLQIALFVVIAAVIINSSVCLGAVVVGPGALDPNRPAFPSPGGGGKPYTGGGRGCRTIYGCGDVPPAGGQP